One segment of Mycobacterium spongiae DNA contains the following:
- the dosR gene encoding hypoxia response regulator transcription factor DosR/DevR, with translation MVKVFLVDDHEVVRRGLIDLLGADAELDVVGEAGSVAEAMARIPAARPDVAVLDVRLPDGNGIELCRDLLSRMPELRCLILTSYTSDEAMLDAILAGASGYVVKDIKGMELANAVKEVGAGRSLLDNRAAAALMAKLRGATEKHDPLSGLTDQERTLLGLLSEGLTNKQIANRMFLAEKTVKNYVSRLLAKLGMERRTQAAVFAAELKRSQPSGNE, from the coding sequence GTGGTAAAGGTCTTCTTGGTCGACGACCACGAGGTCGTTCGGCGCGGCCTCATCGACTTGCTCGGGGCAGATGCAGAACTCGACGTTGTCGGTGAGGCGGGATCGGTAGCGGAGGCAATGGCGAGGATTCCCGCCGCCCGCCCCGATGTCGCGGTTCTTGACGTCCGATTGCCGGACGGCAACGGCATCGAACTGTGCCGTGATCTGTTGTCCCGCATGCCCGAGCTGCGTTGTCTGATCTTGACGTCGTACACGTCCGACGAGGCAATGCTGGACGCCATCCTCGCCGGAGCCAGTGGATATGTCGTCAAAGACATCAAGGGAATGGAATTGGCGAACGCCGTGAAAGAGGTCGGCGCCGGGCGGTCGCTGCTCGACAATCGGGCTGCGGCGGCATTGATGGCGAAATTGCGGGGCGCCACCGAGAAGCACGACCCGTTGTCCGGCCTCACCGACCAGGAACGCACGTTGCTCGGTTTGCTCAGTGAGGGGTTGACGAACAAGCAGATCGCCAACCGGATGTTCCTGGCCGAAAAGACGGTCAAGAACTATGTGTCCCGCCTGTTGGCCAAACTGGGTATGGAACGCCGGACGCAAGCTGCGGTCTTTGCCGCGGAACTCAAGCGCTCCCAACCATCCGGCAACGAATAG
- a CDS encoding PPE family protein, producing the protein MNYAFLPPEVNSARMYAGPGSSSMLAAAGNWDQLAAELASAAENYNSVTASLTGIHWWGPASQSMLATTAPFVGWLEVTATQTKQTANQARAAAAAFEQAYAMTVPPTVVAANRAALKLLISSNILGQNTAAIAATEAEYAEMWAQDAAAMSGYATNSVAATQLTPFSPPQQTTNAAGLAAGSTAVNQAANSAAATPTALSKLASTLSQALQAVQSWPHVLPDDFTILDAIFGVYATIGVSQDIESFCAGIIGAENSLGLLGGADNPAELVPGGLGPVFSAAETGGGAQLVNAVSAGMGRAGSIGPLSVPASWTAPSTGPVTALSGSGLTTLPGTDAGEPGSAAAPGIPVGTMKRASSVVPRYGVRLTVMSRPPAAG; encoded by the coding sequence ATGAATTATGCGTTCTTGCCGCCGGAGGTCAATTCTGCGCGCATGTACGCCGGTCCGGGTTCGAGTTCGATGTTGGCTGCCGCGGGAAACTGGGATCAGCTTGCCGCCGAATTGGCTTCCGCAGCCGAGAACTACAACTCGGTGACTGCAAGCCTCACCGGCATTCATTGGTGGGGTCCGGCGTCCCAATCGATGCTGGCCACAACGGCTCCGTTCGTGGGGTGGCTGGAGGTGACCGCCACCCAGACCAAGCAAACCGCCAACCAGGCCAGAGCGGCAGCGGCGGCGTTCGAGCAGGCCTACGCGATGACGGTGCCCCCGACGGTGGTCGCGGCCAACCGCGCCGCGCTGAAATTATTGATCTCGTCAAATATCTTGGGGCAGAACACCGCAGCTATCGCGGCGACGGAGGCGGAGTATGCCGAGATGTGGGCTCAGGACGCTGCCGCGATGTCCGGTTACGCCACCAACTCGGTGGCTGCCACCCAGCTGACGCCGTTCTCCCCTCCACAGCAAACGACTAACGCTGCCGGGTTGGCGGCTGGGAGCACGGCGGTCAATCAGGCCGCCAACTCCGCTGCGGCTACGCCAACGGCTTTGTCAAAGCTGGCTTCAACACTGTCTCAGGCGCTGCAGGCGGTCCAGTCCTGGCCACACGTCCTTCCCGACGACTTCACCATTTTGGACGCGATATTCGGTGTTTACGCGACGATCGGCGTGTCGCAAGACATTGAGTCGTTTTGCGCGGGAATCATCGGGGCCGAGAACAGCCTCGGACTCTTGGGCGGCGCAGACAATCCGGCGGAGCTGGTGCCGGGCGGGCTCGGTCCGGTCTTCTCAGCAGCCGAAACTGGGGGTGGTGCACAGCTCGTCAACGCGGTTTCCGCAGGTATGGGCCGGGCGGGCTCGATCGGGCCGTTGTCCGTGCCAGCGTCGTGGACCGCGCCGTCGACCGGCCCGGTCACGGCATTGTCGGGCAGCGGCTTGACCACCCTCCCCGGCACTGACGCGGGCGAGCCCGGCTCGGCAGCGGCTCCTGGGATTCCAGTGGGAACGATGAAGCGCGCCTCGAGCGTTGTGCCCCGCTACGGGGTCCGGCTGACGGTGATGTCGCGTCCTCCCGCCGCCGGGTAA
- a CDS encoding Acg family FMN-binding oxidoreductase yields MNAQFPATDTLSTVLTLAIRAPSIHNTQPWLWRVRASSLDLYSEPEMQLLNTDPDGRDLIISCGAALHHCVVALAAMGWHAKVHRLPDSEDPRHLATVEVAPQIPDQSDIALAAAIPRRRTDRRTYSSWPVAGGDIALLAARAARSGVMLRQVDSLDAMRRIVAQAVGDHAANDDYVRELTAWSGRYSSVAGVPARSAPRSEPAAPIPGRVFAGPGLAQPSGVAPTEDSAALLALGTENDDRLARLRAGEATSVVLLTATAMGLACCPITEPLEIQQTRDAVRADVFGAGGYPQMLLRVGWAPINADPLPSTPRRGLSQVVEWPAEATA; encoded by the coding sequence ATGAACGCCCAATTCCCGGCCACTGACACCCTCAGCACCGTCCTCACGCTGGCCATTCGGGCACCGTCGATCCACAACACGCAACCGTGGCTGTGGCGAGTGCGGGCCAGCAGCCTTGACTTGTACTCAGAACCGGAAATGCAGCTGCTCAACACCGATCCCGATGGACGGGACTTGATCATCAGCTGCGGTGCGGCTCTACATCACTGTGTCGTCGCACTGGCGGCGATGGGCTGGCACGCGAAGGTGCATCGGCTCCCCGATTCCGAAGACCCGCGCCACCTGGCCACCGTCGAGGTTGCCCCACAGATCCCCGACCAATCCGACATCGCGTTGGCGGCGGCCATACCGCGACGGCGAACCGATCGGCGGACCTACAGTTCCTGGCCGGTGGCCGGCGGCGACATCGCCTTACTTGCTGCCCGGGCAGCTCGCAGTGGCGTGATGCTGCGTCAAGTCGACTCGCTCGACGCCATGCGCAGGATTGTCGCGCAGGCTGTCGGGGACCACGCAGCCAACGACGACTACGTCCGCGAGCTCACTGCGTGGAGTGGGCGATACAGTTCGGTGGCTGGAGTTCCGGCCCGTAGCGCGCCCCGCTCCGAACCGGCTGCGCCCATCCCCGGTCGCGTGTTCGCTGGACCCGGTCTGGCTCAGCCGTCCGGCGTAGCACCGACCGAAGACAGCGCCGCGCTCCTGGCACTAGGTACCGAGAACGACGACAGGCTGGCGCGTTTGCGCGCCGGGGAGGCCACCAGTGTCGTCTTACTCACGGCGACAGCGATGGGGCTGGCCTGCTGCCCGATCACCGAACCCCTGGAGATCCAACAAACGCGTGACGCGGTCCGCGCCGACGTGTTCGGGGCTGGCGGGTACCCGCAGATGCTGCTCCGCGTGGGCTGGGCGCCGATCAATGCCGATCCGTTGCCATCGACTCCACGGCGCGGACTTTCTCAGGTCGTCGAATGGCCCGCCGAGGCGACCGCGTAG
- a CDS encoding PPE family protein: MDFALLPPEVNSARMYTGPGSASMLAAAGTWDVLAAELSTTAEAYGSILAGLATLNWRGPASESMAATAAPYVGWLYATAEQTRQTAIQATAAAAAFEQAYAMTVPPPAVAANRALLLTLIATNFFGQNTAAIAAAEAEYAEMWAQDAVAMYGYATSSAAATQLTPFASPQQTTNPAGLAAQNAAVNHAASSAAAMDPLSQIVSNLNQFIPGLPNLVPEDFTILDEMFAVFATASASQDIQSMISGIIGTENTLGIIPDHVFASAISADAGLVSAANQAGMSGARGAVLASAGRAGTIGQLSVPASWAAPSTRTVAALSPAGLTTLPGTEVAGHGTPIAGMPIGQANRASGVLPRYGVRLTVMAHPPAAG, encoded by the coding sequence ATGGATTTCGCGCTCTTACCGCCGGAGGTCAATTCGGCCCGGATGTATACCGGGCCAGGCTCGGCGTCAATGTTGGCCGCCGCCGGCACCTGGGACGTCCTCGCCGCCGAGTTGAGCACGACTGCCGAGGCCTACGGATCGATTCTTGCGGGTCTCGCCACTCTGAACTGGCGTGGGCCAGCATCCGAGTCGATGGCAGCGACGGCGGCTCCGTATGTGGGTTGGCTCTACGCGACCGCTGAACAGACGCGGCAGACGGCCATCCAGGCTACTGCTGCGGCGGCGGCGTTCGAACAAGCTTATGCGATGACTGTCCCGCCACCAGCTGTCGCGGCAAACCGAGCGCTGCTGCTCACGTTGATCGCGACGAACTTTTTTGGCCAGAACACCGCAGCGATTGCAGCCGCCGAGGCGGAGTACGCCGAGATGTGGGCCCAGGACGCCGTCGCGATGTACGGATACGCCACGAGCTCGGCGGCGGCGACGCAGTTGACGCCGTTCGCCTCGCCGCAACAGACCACCAATCCTGCCGGGCTGGCGGCCCAGAACGCCGCAGTCAACCACGCTGCCTCCAGTGCAGCCGCTATGGACCCGTTGTCGCAGATAGTCTCCAACCTGAACCAGTTCATACCCGGGCTTCCCAACCTCGTCCCCGAAGACTTCACCATCCTTGACGAAATGTTCGCCGTGTTCGCTACGGCCAGCGCGAGCCAGGACATCCAGTCGATGATCAGTGGAATCATTGGGACCGAGAACACCTTGGGCATAATTCCCGACCACGTGTTCGCGAGCGCTATTTCGGCCGACGCGGGGCTTGTATCGGCGGCCAACCAAGCCGGCATGTCGGGCGCGCGCGGTGCAGTGCTGGCCAGCGCCGGCCGGGCCGGCACGATCGGTCAGCTCTCGGTCCCGGCCAGCTGGGCCGCACCGTCGACGCGCACCGTCGCGGCACTATCGCCGGCCGGCCTCACGACACTGCCGGGGACAGAAGTAGCCGGACACGGTACGCCCATAGCCGGGATGCCAATCGGGCAAGCCAACCGCGCCTCGGGCGTCCTGCCCCGATACGGTGTCCGGCTGACGGTGATGGCACACCCGCCAGCGGCCGGGTAG
- a CDS encoding PPE family protein: MDFALLPPEVNSARMYTGPGSTSMLAAAGTWDALAAELSTTAETYGSILSGLTTLNWRGPASESMAATAAPYVGWLYATAEQTRQTAIRATAAATAFEQAYAMTVPPPVIAANRAQLLTLIATNFFGQNTAAIAATEAQYAEMWAQDAVAMYGYATSSAAATQLTPFSSPQQTANPAGQAAQAAAVNQASASAAATDALLQFIEAVSQTLQALPTSLGIFPGTPPEDLLLGFFDEIFASFAAVAMVKNVQSFVSGLISSEKDLGILPAAASLNAANLASLPASGPAAELSGVGARGAVLASAGRAGSIGQLSVPASWAAPSTRTVAALSPAGLTTLPGTEVAGHGTPIAGMPIATANRASGVLPRYGVRLTVMAHPPAAG; this comes from the coding sequence ATGGATTTCGCGCTCTTACCGCCGGAGGTCAATTCCGCTCGGATGTATACGGGACCGGGATCGACGTCAATGCTGGCCGCTGCGGGCACCTGGGACGCCCTCGCCGCCGAGTTGAGCACAACCGCCGAGACCTACGGATCGATTCTCTCTGGCCTCACCACCTTGAACTGGCGTGGACCAGCATCCGAGTCGATGGCGGCCACGGCGGCTCCCTATGTGGGTTGGCTCTACGCGACCGCCGAACAGACACGACAGACCGCTATCCGGGCCACGGCGGCAGCGACCGCCTTTGAGCAAGCCTATGCGATGACGGTGCCACCACCGGTGATCGCGGCAAACCGCGCGCAGCTGCTCACGCTGATCGCGACGAACTTTTTCGGTCAGAACACCGCAGCGATCGCGGCCACCGAGGCACAGTACGCCGAGATGTGGGCCCAAGACGCCGTCGCGATGTACGGCTACGCCACCAGCTCGGCGGCGGCGACACAGTTGACGCCGTTCTCCTCCCCACAGCAGACCGCCAACCCGGCCGGGCAGGCCGCTCAGGCCGCCGCCGTCAACCAGGCTTCCGCCAGCGCAGCCGCCACCGACGCGCTGTTGCAGTTTATTGAGGCAGTATCCCAAACGCTCCAAGCACTGCCGACGTCCCTCGGCATCTTCCCCGGCACACCCCCTGAAGATTTGCTCCTTGGCTTCTTTGACGAGATATTCGCTAGTTTCGCCGCGGTCGCCATGGTCAAGAATGTGCAGAGCTTCGTCAGCGGACTCATTTCGAGTGAGAAGGACTTGGGCATCTTGCCGGCTGCCGCCAGCCTGAATGCAGCGAATCTCGCCTCGTTGCCCGCGAGCGGTCCGGCTGCCGAGTTGTCGGGCGTGGGCGCGCGCGGTGCGGTGCTGGCCAGCGCCGGCCGGGCGGGCTCGATTGGGCAGCTCTCGGTGCCGGCCAGCTGGGCCGCACCCTCAACGCGCACCGTCGCGGCATTGTCGCCGGCCGGCCTTACAACCCTGCCGGGGACCGAGGTCGCCGGCCACGGCACCCCCATCGCCGGAATGCCTATCGCGACAGCCAACCGCGCCTCGGGCGTGCTGCCCCGATACGGAGTCCGCCTCACGGTCATGGCACACCCACCAGCAGCCGGGTGA
- the hisN gene encoding histidinol-phosphatase: MIHDDLHLGLALADRADALTRARFGALDLRIDTKPDLTPVTDADQSVESDLREALTRDRPGDDVVGEEFGGTPTFTGRQWIIDPIDGTKNFVRGVPVWASLIALLDDGVPAVGVVSAPALQRRWWAARGQGTFAAVAGGQPRRLSVSAVANLDSASLSFSSLSGWAHRGVRENFIGLTDAVWRVRGYGDFLSYCLVAEGAVDIAAEPEVSVWDLAALDILVREAGGQFTSLEGAAGPHGGSAVATNGLLHEDVLTRLNAG, from the coding sequence ATGATCCACGACGATCTCCACCTCGGCTTGGCGCTGGCCGACCGCGCGGACGCGCTGACACGCGCCCGATTCGGCGCACTCGACTTGCGCATCGACACCAAGCCCGATCTGACCCCGGTGACCGACGCCGACCAGTCGGTTGAATCCGACTTGCGCGAGGCGCTCACGCGCGACCGGCCGGGAGACGATGTCGTCGGCGAGGAATTCGGCGGGACGCCTACGTTCACCGGTCGGCAGTGGATCATCGACCCGATCGATGGCACCAAGAACTTCGTGCGCGGAGTGCCGGTGTGGGCCAGCTTGATTGCGCTGCTCGACGACGGTGTCCCGGCAGTTGGCGTGGTAAGTGCGCCGGCGTTGCAACGACGGTGGTGGGCCGCACGCGGTCAGGGCACGTTCGCAGCAGTCGCCGGCGGGCAGCCGCGGCGATTGTCGGTCTCGGCGGTGGCGAATCTGGATTCGGCGAGCCTGTCGTTCTCCAGTCTGTCGGGTTGGGCGCACCGCGGGGTGCGCGAAAACTTCATCGGACTGACCGATGCCGTGTGGCGCGTGCGCGGCTACGGCGACTTCCTGTCTTACTGCTTGGTGGCCGAGGGAGCAGTCGACATTGCCGCCGAGCCGGAGGTGTCGGTATGGGATCTGGCGGCGTTGGACATCCTCGTGCGTGAGGCAGGCGGGCAATTCACCAGCCTGGAGGGCGCTGCCGGACCCCACGGCGGAAGCGCGGTGGCAACCAACGGCCTACTCCACGAAGACGTGCTCACGAGGCTTAACGCCGGGTAG
- a CDS encoding acyl-CoA dehydrogenase family protein → MAINLELPRKLQAVIVKTHQGAAEMMRPIARKYDLKEHAYPVELDTLINLFEGASDSFHFAGADSLRDEDERKDENHNGANMAALVQTMEASWGDVAMMLSLPYQGLGNAAISAVATDEQLERLGKVWAAMAITEPDFGSDSAAVSTTATLDGDEYVINGEKIFVTAGSRATHIVVWATLDKSLGRPAIKSFIVPREHPGVTVERLEHKLGIKGSDTAVIRFDNARIPKGNLLGNPEIEVGKGFSGVMETFDNTRPIVAAMAVGIGRAALEEIRKILTHAGVEIDYDKPSHAQSAAAAEFLRMEADWEASYLLSLRAAWQADNSIPNSKEASMSKAKAGRMASDVTLKSVELAGTTGYSEQTLLEKWGRDSKILDIFEGTQQIQQLVVARRLLGLSSSELK, encoded by the coding sequence ATGGCAATCAATCTGGAGCTCCCCCGCAAGTTGCAGGCGGTAATAGTCAAGACGCATCAGGGCGCCGCGGAGATGATGCGCCCGATCGCCCGCAAGTACGACCTGAAAGAGCACGCGTACCCCGTCGAACTCGATACCCTGATCAATCTGTTCGAGGGTGCTTCCGATTCGTTCCACTTCGCCGGAGCGGATTCGCTGCGTGACGAGGACGAACGCAAGGACGAGAACCACAACGGCGCCAACATGGCCGCACTGGTACAGACGATGGAAGCCAGCTGGGGCGACGTCGCAATGATGCTGTCACTGCCCTACCAAGGCCTGGGCAACGCGGCCATCTCCGCGGTCGCCACCGACGAACAGTTGGAGCGTCTGGGCAAGGTGTGGGCCGCCATGGCCATCACCGAACCGGACTTCGGGTCGGACTCGGCCGCGGTGTCAACGACCGCCACCTTGGACGGCGACGAGTACGTGATCAACGGCGAAAAAATCTTTGTCACCGCTGGTTCGCGTGCCACTCACATCGTCGTGTGGGCCACGCTCGACAAGTCTCTCGGCCGCCCCGCGATCAAGTCGTTCATCGTGCCGCGCGAGCACCCCGGCGTGACGGTCGAGCGGCTCGAACACAAGCTCGGTATCAAGGGTTCCGACACCGCGGTGATCCGCTTCGACAATGCCCGCATCCCCAAGGGCAACCTGCTGGGCAACCCGGAAATTGAAGTCGGAAAGGGCTTTTCGGGGGTAATGGAGACCTTCGACAACACCCGGCCTATCGTTGCCGCCATGGCCGTCGGGATTGGCCGCGCCGCGCTGGAGGAAATTCGCAAGATCCTCACCCACGCCGGGGTGGAGATCGATTACGACAAACCGTCGCACGCCCAGAGTGCCGCCGCCGCCGAGTTCCTGCGCATGGAAGCCGATTGGGAGGCCAGCTACCTGCTCTCCTTGCGCGCGGCTTGGCAGGCCGACAACAGCATCCCCAACTCGAAAGAGGCGTCGATGAGCAAGGCCAAGGCCGGCCGGATGGCCAGCGACGTAACTCTGAAGAGCGTCGAATTGGCAGGAACAACGGGCTATTCCGAGCAGACGCTCTTGGAGAAGTGGGGCCGCGACTCCAAGATCCTGGACATCTTCGAAGGCACCCAGCAGATCCAGCAGCTGGTGGTCGCCCGCCGATTGCTTGGATTGTCGTCGTCCGAGCTCAAGTAG
- a CDS encoding PE family protein, with amino-acid sequence MSFVSAAPEPIAAAASDLARIGSSLSAANSAAAGQTTGLLAAGTDEVSAAIAALFGEYAQAYQAAGAQAATFHEQFMQALTAGAGSYASAEAAAAAPLQGLLDLINAPTQQLLGRPLIGNGANGAPGTGQAGGAGGLLFGNGGAGGSGATGQAGGAGGAAGLFGTGGAGGAGGDSGNLQGGSGGAGGAGGLLWGAGGIGGAGGAGGGAGGTGGAGGLFSSGGSGGTGGFGIGDEPAGDGGIGGAGGLFGSGGDGGNGGSATQVGAGGNGGAGGAGWLLGNGGDGGDGGSGSTTGMGGSSGDGGAGGNAGLLYGNGGTGGTGGFGGSGLPVFGGAGGGGGAAGLIGNGGAGGAGGAGVGPGGDGGDGGNAVFIGNGGNGGNGGSGDVNGAGGTGGTGGLLGVSGLDGLS; translated from the coding sequence ATGTCGTTTGTCAGTGCGGCACCGGAACCGATAGCCGCAGCAGCCTCCGATCTGGCCCGCATTGGCTCGTCGCTGAGTGCCGCAAATTCGGCAGCGGCGGGCCAGACCACGGGGCTGTTGGCGGCCGGTACCGACGAGGTGTCGGCAGCTATAGCGGCGCTGTTCGGGGAATACGCGCAGGCCTATCAGGCGGCCGGCGCCCAAGCGGCGACGTTTCATGAGCAATTCATGCAAGCCCTGACCGCCGGTGCGGGCTCCTATGCCAGCGCCGAGGCCGCCGCCGCGGCACCATTGCAGGGCTTGCTGGATCTGATCAATGCGCCCACTCAGCAGCTATTGGGACGCCCGCTCATCGGCAACGGCGCGAACGGAGCCCCGGGGACCGGGCAAGCAGGCGGGGCCGGCGGGCTCTTGTTCGGCAACGGCGGGGCCGGCGGGTCCGGCGCAACCGGCCAAGCCGGGGGCGCTGGCGGGGCTGCGGGGCTGTTCGGCACGGGCGGGGCTGGCGGTGCCGGCGGCGACTCCGGAAATCTTCAGGGCGGGTCCGGCGGTGCCGGTGGTGCCGGCGGGCTGCTGTGGGGCGCTGGCGGCATTGGCGGGGCCGGCGGCGCCGGAGGTGGGGCTGGTGGCACCGGTGGGGCCGGCGGGCTCTTCAGCTCGGGCGGGTCCGGCGGCACTGGCGGGTTCGGCATCGGCGACGAGCCTGCCGGCGACGGGGGAATAGGCGGGGCCGGCGGGCTGTTCGGCTCGGGCGGCGACGGCGGCAACGGCGGGTCCGCGACTCAGGTCGGCGCCGGCGGGAACGGAGGCGCAGGCGGGGCTGGCTGGTTGCTCGGCAACGGCGGCGACGGCGGCGACGGCGGCAGCGGCTCCACCACCGGCATGGGCGGCTCCAGCGGAGACGGTGGGGCCGGTGGCAACGCCGGCCTGCTCTACGGCAACGGCGGTACCGGCGGTACCGGCGGGTTTGGCGGGAGCGGGTTACCCGTTTTCGGCGGAGCCGGCGGCGGCGGTGGAGCCGCCGGGCTTATCGGCAACGGCGGCGCCGGGGGCGCCGGGGGGGCCGGCGTAGGGCCGGGCGGTGACGGTGGGGACGGCGGCAACGCTGTGTTCATCGGCAACGGCGGCAACGGCGGCAACGGCGGTAGTGGGGACGTGAACGGTGCTGGCGGCACCGGCGGCACGGGCGGGCTGCTGGGCGTGAGCGGGCTTGACGGGTTGTCGTAA
- a CDS encoding acyl-CoA dehydrogenase family protein produces MTNTLPTPTPTADSSSDRSPLRARRRGRKTGVGLSRHKRTGIDVALGLLTPIVGQDFLDRYQIRDPLNRALRYGVKTMFSTAGATTRQFKRIQSLRGGPTRLKSSGRDYFDLAPDDDQKLIVETVDEFAEQIIRPAAHDADEATTYPPDLIAKAAELGITAISIPEEFDGIAEHRSSMTTVLVAEALAYGDMGLALPILAPGGVASALTHWGSADQQATFLKEFAGDNVPQACVAIAEPQPLFDPTRLKTTAVRTPSGYRIDGLKSLVPAAAEAELFIVGAQLNGKPTLFIVESSTEGLTVKPNPSMGIRAAALGQVELSGVSVPLSARLGEQDAPDTDYATAYSEAIAMARLGWAALAVGTSHAVLDYVIPYVKERHAFGEPIANRQAVAFMCANIAIELDGLRLIAWRGASRAEQGLPFAREAALAKRLGAEKGMQIGLDGVQLLGGHGFTKEHPVERWYRDLRAIGVAEGVVVI; encoded by the coding sequence ATGACCAACACACTTCCTACTCCAACTCCCACTGCTGATTCGTCGTCAGACCGGTCGCCCTTGCGCGCCCGACGACGTGGCCGCAAGACTGGGGTCGGGCTGTCGCGGCACAAAAGGACCGGAATTGATGTCGCACTTGGGCTGCTTACGCCGATCGTCGGTCAGGACTTCTTGGACAGATACCAAATACGCGATCCGCTCAACCGAGCCCTGCGCTACGGCGTCAAGACGATGTTCTCCACCGCCGGCGCCACCACCCGCCAGTTCAAGCGGATCCAGAGCCTGCGCGGCGGACCGACCCGGCTCAAGTCCAGCGGCCGCGACTACTTCGACCTAGCACCCGACGACGACCAGAAACTGATCGTCGAGACCGTCGACGAATTCGCCGAGCAAATTATTCGACCCGCTGCCCATGACGCTGACGAAGCGACGACGTACCCGCCAGACCTGATCGCCAAGGCCGCAGAGCTGGGCATCACCGCCATCAGCATCCCCGAGGAATTCGACGGCATCGCCGAACACCGCTCCAGCATGACCACCGTGCTGGTCGCCGAGGCCCTGGCATACGGCGACATGGGGCTTGCACTGCCAATTCTGGCGCCCGGAGGCGTCGCGTCTGCGCTAACACATTGGGGCAGCGCCGATCAGCAGGCCACCTTCCTGAAAGAGTTCGCCGGCGACAATGTCCCGCAGGCCTGCGTGGCCATCGCCGAGCCTCAGCCCCTGTTCGACCCCACCCGACTGAAGACTACGGCGGTGCGCACCCCATCCGGGTACCGCATCGACGGGCTGAAGTCGTTGGTGCCGGCAGCGGCCGAGGCCGAACTCTTCATCGTCGGCGCGCAACTCAACGGCAAGCCAACACTGTTCATCGTCGAGTCATCCACCGAGGGCCTGACAGTAAAGCCCAACCCAAGCATGGGGATTCGCGCCGCAGCCCTGGGCCAGGTCGAGCTGTCCGGCGTGTCCGTGCCGCTGAGCGCCCGGCTTGGGGAACAAGATGCGCCCGACACCGACTATGCAACCGCCTACTCGGAGGCGATCGCCATGGCTCGGCTGGGCTGGGCGGCGCTGGCGGTCGGTACCTCGCACGCGGTGCTCGACTATGTCATCCCCTATGTCAAAGAGCGCCACGCCTTCGGCGAACCCATCGCCAATAGGCAAGCGGTGGCGTTCATGTGCGCAAACATCGCCATTGAGTTGGACGGCCTGCGGCTGATCGCTTGGCGCGGCGCATCACGAGCCGAGCAGGGCCTTCCATTCGCCCGTGAAGCCGCGTTGGCGAAACGCCTCGGCGCCGAAAAAGGCATGCAAATAGGCCTCGACGGCGTACAGCTGCTTGGCGGCCACGGCTTCACCAAGGAGCACCCCGTCGAACGCTGGTATCGCGATCTGCGTGCTATCGGCGTGGCCGAGGGCGTCGTCGTCATCTGA